Genomic segment of Corticium candelabrum chromosome 16, ooCorCand1.1, whole genome shotgun sequence:
GTAGACGAGATCGCCTTCACCCGCAAATTTACATCTACAGAAATTTAGCGaaactctaattaattaaacaccacACCTCTTGCTAGGCCGGTCGATCTTACAACGCGCTAACTGGCTCCATTGTTGGTGAAATTTGTGAAGAATTTGCCATAGCGGGCAGCATCCAAGGATTCCAAGTGCCTTAAAATTTCTCGAGAACACGATGTAATCCAAACTGCGGTGCAGGTATCCTATCACGTGATGCGAAGTTTCGTGGGCCTTGTCGGCTCACAAGGGACGAAATGCACTTGACGGAGATACACGCAGTCTCTAGTTATGTTTTGATTTATGTTTGTAGGGTCTACTTGCTACATGTTTGGTGTTGGTGAACTGTCGTGCAAAATTATGATCACATCACACATCTGTTTGTACCTGCTCACGTGCAACGGAACAGGAAGTATTCGCCGGTGGTAACTATCAGCACAAGAATGCTCGTATCGTTTACTTACGCCAGTTTGCTGGTTCGGGTTCGAGGTGCacttgctgctgtagacatggtAAATTCTACACAAGTTTTGCCAACAGTGGAGCCAGTTAGCGCATTGTAAGGCTGTAACAATCTTGTACACAACTAAGGTGGGTGTTGTTGTGATATTCTTTTGTACAGATGTGAATTCGCGACGGATGGTGATTCCATCTACACATTTGGAGGCATAGGGGTATGCAAGAGGCTTTATTTTGTATCGTACTGTAAATGGAAACTAAATTTAGAATGTTGGTTCGTTTGTTTCAGTGTGGCTTGATGATGCTGATTATGCTGTCGCAAAATAGGGTCAGTCTCTGGCCGAGTGTTCTTGGTGGGAGACCAGGATTAGTGATGTAAGATGTAgacttgtacatgtacagactGTTGATACGCAGTCTATATCTGCACGCTGTGCATCCTTGTCGTTTCTTTTATTTGTTCAGACCAGTCAATTTGTTGGAAGGCCGCTCTAATCGATTTTCCTACATTGCTGCATTCTGCGCAATGGTTGGTGCTCTCATCAATTTGGTTTTTAATGCTATCGCTTTCACAGGATCCGAACCTTGGACACAAAGTACTTTTTGATATCTGGAATATTGATTGCAATGACTTGATAAATCTGACAGACCCAGGATCCAGAAGACTCAGAATTTATTCTCTTAACTTCATGCGGTGTATGCACACTCATTCATTCTAGATTGTGAAGTAGTATGTAGGGTGAAACCAGTCAACTTCTCTCTTTCCCTAATTCACAAGTCCAATTTTTGCTGCGAAACAAACGCACACCAAATggtaatgttaattaataaatttaccaAAAGTTGAATGGTGAATTTGCTTCTTAAGCACTCTTCTGGATCCAAGTCTGCACGAGTCTGTATTGAATATGATTGTTATGTTTCTTGTAGCCCTACGAGCAATTGCCTTGGTATTTCTTATCTCAATTTCATATGCTGTTATTGTAACTGGGATTGATGCACCTGTCAAACTTGTTGGCTATACCATTGGTTTGGTCTATAGCATTGTGATGTAATGTAACAATTGTATAAATTGTGCATTGCAGAAGTTGATTACTTTCTACGTTTACAGCATTTCGGTAAATTCTGCCATTGTAGTACAGTGCAATAATGGAATATTTGGAATTGCACCAACTGTAAGTATCTATTTACAGTATTGTTTGCACTTGTTACTACAGTTACTGTAATGCTTTGCCTTCTAGGTGCTTTCTCAACTTCCTTCCTTATTCTTATTGTATCTTATCTGTTGGTATGCATATAAGTTAGTGAAAGAGCTATGTACAATTACACAAAAAGGTTCTGGTTTACCTTTGGATCAACACAGAGTTCCTATTGAATGGAAGTATGTGAAACAAAGAATGTGCAGGTTTGGCTGAACATGTCTAGTTTATGGTTTCTGCACAACGTTTACCTCCTTGATTGTTACATATTTTGTAGGAAGCTAGATGACACTTCTGGCTTGCCCTCTACATGGTATGCTCGATTTATCAATGGCATCAGATATCACTGGGATCCGAGTAAGCTGTTGTCAATACGTGGTGCAGGGGAAACTTTTACAACTGAATTGCTCAATCAGCATTTAGGTACTCTACTAGGATGCTAGTAACTACATCGATTGCAGCAGTGGCATTGTGGGAGGTATACAGTCAAACCACATTACAAGTGGCTTGTTTCTAGCACAAATATATAGACTCTGGTCTGTAGTAAATTGGTGCTCATTTTGTTCATTATTACTGCTTACAGTTGGCTGTGGCTTCATTTGCTACTGGTATACACCTCCATGGCTCCATACATGATCTAGCAGACAGCCTGAAAAGTGCTACAAGCAATGCAGGCCCTAACAATTCTGTAAAGGTGTATTATGATAATTTGGTTGACTTCATTGCTGACAGCATTCCCGGTGAGACAGGAATAAGCATTATATTTCACAGTCGATTGATGGTCTAATTTTGTCACGTAGATAGTTACCTTACTGCAGTTACATTGACCACTTTAATTACAGCTGCCCATTTGCTTCATATTCTAGCTTGCTACAGGTTAGTACCATGTAACTGTGATCTATAACAAAATTATTTATGTAATTGAACTCAGTAATTTTGATGCAGAAAACATATGAAGCGTTTGTATCGTGGAGACAGGTCGTTTCTACCTCGAGCACAGCCCCAGCCAGTGGGACTAATGGTGTGTCTGATTCTGATGTGTAAGACTAATAGCAATGTGTGATAATTGACTGATTATTCTAACCGACTAGACTGCATCAATGAGGTATTCTGGGTATCAGATTGGCTACATGCTGTGGGGTGAGCAAACAAGCTGcattttttgattttgtcaTCAACGTGTTTTTATTCAATGTGCTGCAGGATTTGTCCTACAgtcttttgtcttctttcttgtATTCCTGGTAATagaatttttgtttttctttgacATTGTGTCATTTGGTGATCTCGTACTTCAATTTTTGTAAGGAAGAAGTGAATTGTAGTGTGTTTAGATCGTATGTTATGTCTAATACTAATAAAATGTGTATAGACCCACTATTGTATTTACCATCTTGTTGTTTATTGCTCAATTCCTTCTGGCCAAGTATGTGCTTCTGACAGATTATGGAAAATATGTAAACATTTCCAACAGGTACTGCCAACTATTAATAATGACTGTGTCACCACACCCATAATATATCCTGTTGTGTTTACCAGGCGTTTGTTCCATTCTATCTCATTCTTCTCTTTTTTCTACAATGCTCTTATTGGCTTGTTCTCTTGCCTGAGACGCATTCTAACAGGACTTGTGTTAGGTCTTCTACTTATTGACCGCCTTGATCGTTGCACTCTACCTAATGGTTGGGAAGGCTTTGATCCAGGTTTGTAGATCGCATGAGACTGTGATGGTACAGTACTAGTTATATTTGTCATTATTTAGGATACAGGAGTTATGTTGGCTACCTTCTTTTGGAGCACTCATACTCCAACCCATACCTTGTCACGTTTTTGTACTTACTTCGAAGAAAAGATTGTTCTCGGGCTACTGTAGATGAAGGTGAGTAATTGCTCGTGGTTTCATGCAAACTTAGTGTTGTAGTCGTGATCTGGAGTGTTTGTCAGTTGAACTTTATGGTGTGCACTCAAACACAAGCCAATTTTTGAGCTACCGATCAAGGATTACTCGTAACAGATGGTTGGTTGCATACACTTTGATTAACAACCCAAGTCTATTAAAATATCGAGATCATAGAGTAGACAAACTGGAACATGCCATGTTGCTAACCAGAAGCTTCAGCTTGAGTCATGATGCAACCCAGTCTAGATCCACTGAAAAATTGGTTACGACAGCAGAAGATGAACTTGCCTAGTACAACTATGAATTCTGACAATCTTTAGTAGATGTAACTAAGTAAGTTTCCCATTGCAGTTTTTGCATTTAATTTTTGAACTCTAAGCCAACATTAAGGAAAGGTGATTTGCTAATGGTTTACTTTGAATTTAGCAAGCATGCTCAGGAGATCAGGCTTAATGTTTTAGAGGTAAACAGTTTGGCAACAGTAAAGAGATATTTGTAATTACAGGTGGTTCTGAACAAATTATCCACTTGccaagtttgtgtgtcttaCCTAGATGACAGTTGCAATggttagcctcgtaccagaccctctcgtgcCGTTGTGCTCGGTTCCCATATAACACGGCAACAATGGTCATGCTAGACATCAATAGATTCGTACTTGAGTGATACTACAATATAGTGTATACTGAATTCGAATgctataataaatattattgtCATTTCTACAACTAGTTTGAGTGCAAACCAACCATCCGATAGCTGTTACTAATCTGTCCTTTAGCATCTGATAAAATCTGTCCTCTCTGGCCAGTTGTGTTTTACTCCACAGGACGGATTAATTTAACACGGTGACAGCCTTTGTCAGATACATCTATAAAACTATTTGTCTTATGCCATTCAACTAATTCAAACAGAGTCTTGAAATAAATTGGCAGTTCACTGGACTCTAAGTACAACCGCTGATCTTCTTTCATAAGAATCCTAATGTTAGAAATTTCACCTTGAACTCTAAAAGAAATTGTGTTTATTAACTCCGTGCACTTCAGTGACTGTAACAACTGCTGTACTTACATAACCATAAGCGTGTGCCTATGGAACTTTTCTTCTTGTGATTTTGGAAGACGCTGCCGAATCAAGTAGGTACCGTCTTTTGCCCTGTATAATTTCCTTGTTCCTTGTTCTCTGTAAGAGAAGACACTTGAGTAAGTTGTAGTGACTATCACAAGATGGAAAAACCTTGACAAAAATTCGTAGTAGCCAGGGAATATGTTGACTGGATGAAGAGAAACTGTGCTAGACCTATTGATGGGTTGTTGAACTGCTTGGTATTCCACTGTATGATGTGCTCGTACGATATCCCATTGTTCAGAGGCCTCATCAAGATAAGAATCGTCTCTAGACTTGCGGTCATTGCTTGCAGTGGCACTAGTAGACTTAGACAGATTGCCTTTTCTATGACAACCTGCAGTACAGGATTTCCTCAATGTCTGTCTTGGTGGCTGAACCTCTCTTTTATCCAATGCATTACATCTTTCTCTTAGTGGTGGATCAGTTTCCAGCATTTCTGCAACAATGCACTACTGTTTACATAAACAACTACCCACAAACTTTGTCCACcagtttgtctgcctgctgcATGCAGGTGCATCTTCAAAATTTGGCGGTTATTATTATCGTTAAAATTAACCTGATTTGGTCTGGCCACACCCACTGTATGCATGGAGGTAGAAGAAATTTCAGCCACAATTCCTTGACACTATCCATCATTAAAAAAGAGCCAATGCGTCTGTCCCCTTTGAGCGTCCGTTTTGGAATGATTAGATTCTCTCTATTCCAGAATTGACAGGAAtagagtcccgtatctagTTTCGGATACCGGCTAGATTCGGACGAGAGATCTAAGTCCAACGCAATTGTGTAAGGATGAAATACAGGGCAACGTAGAGACGTTAGGTaactattctgcatgttcacactagccatgcagtgttcatggcgactatcctgttcacagcgactattctgttcacggcgTCTACGACTATTCTATTCACCGCGGGTACGTATTCTGTTCATGGGCGACTGTTCTAGCTGTTCACAGCGACTGTTCTAGCTGTTCACAGCGACTGttctgttcacgtgaacagaaaAGTCCcccgtgaacaggatagtctcCGCTATAGGAATGTGCGTATTACAACTAATAATTTTCTGATTGTCCATGAGTGATTACGTAATTCCTAGATAGGTATGATATCTATACTGTATAGTGTCTGTGAGAGAAAGTTGGCAAATGGTTGGAAGAAGTTGGTGAATTTACAGCAACTACAGTGTTCTCTGTATAGTGCAATGCATAGTAAGTCGTGTTGGTAACAGGGATCGATGGTAAGCAAGCAGCAGCAAGTCATCTAGGGTAGGGAAATTAATTGAGGATTGAAACTGTGATCTAGCATTACTATTTTCCtcatacacaacaaacaagaacacattttataatatttaaattgtgtgtctgtgtgaatTTTAAATGTATAGTTCTGTATGTCCTTTATTTATTATAGTATGGTACTCATATGTATGAATTTCTTTCACGCCTATTGTTGAAGGCATACAGTATCCTCAGTTAAATAACTATATCATACAGAAATTGCTATGCATCGATCAATCTTAGAAACAGATTAAAAAAAGTCTAGTGTTTTAGTGTGGGGGAGGTTGCATATGCTATTGTGCGCCCATAAAAAAGCACCAAAGGCAGATCAAGTTTCcaacagccacagaagcaacATTTCTCAGACATGAGATACACCAATGGGATAGACACAATTATGACATGAGTTAGGTACACTTATGATATGAGTTAACTCATGTCATAATTGTGTCTACGCCATTGGTGTATCTCATGTCTGAGAAATGTTGCTCCTATGGCTGTTGGGAACTCGATCTGCCTTTAGTGCTTTCTTGATGGGCACACAATAGCCTATGCAATCTCCCCCACACTCAAAACACTAGACTTTTTTTGAATCTGTATCTAAGATCGATCGATGCGTAGCAATTTCTGTAtgattgccgagcgtagcgaggcttctaatccgggttgcacaacagaaatgggtgtggtcctatatggctctccatcgagcttttggtatatatgtgtgtgtgtgtgtgtgtgtgtgtgtgtgtgtgtgtgtgtgtgtgtgtgtgtgtgtgtgtgtgtgtgtgtgtacacaaatctcaaatttctcctccccacgaccacacttcatgataggacctaccttaaaaaatcgtttccgtgtccgactacagatgagtgtAAGAACGATTTGTGCAAGTGACCGAACGGCGGAGAAAACGCTTCATAACCTTCTGCCACCCCATCCTTTGTATtatagctagggactgtgtgtacttgacaaacaagaaacaccttcaggagttgaatgccacctacagtcaactattcacatgtCCAAAACTTACAGTATggtcaatcctttactacactgtgctgcatctaacactgttgatagtcaatgttttctgatatcaatttctatgtcagtaaatacgtATACCATAGCACTGTTGTTACAATGGAACtaagtgcatacctagactgtacatttcaattgtcttgatcacgatcgcaaaacgacgactacctataacaggcctatatacgtaatctagactactagcaagtttgcatgtttacttccataaCAGCTAGGgttcaacaaatacatattgtctagctaggactctgCATTTCATTCAGTAGACgatctgaaaactccgttggacgtgttactcacaaacgcAAGgtgcctacggataccgtaaaactagTATAGAAATAGGACAAACTGTACATTTACaattcacacacaaaacacacacacacacacacacacacacacacacacacacacacacaatttaaatattataaatgtGTTCTTGTTCATTGTAAGGAACATAGTAATGCTAGATCACAGTCTCAATCTTCAATTAATTTCCAAGAATAGTCAccatgaacagaatagtccccgTTATAGCGGAGACTATCCTATAcctgaacagaatagtccctgcTATAGGGGAGACTCACCTGGGACTTTTCTGATCATGTGAACAGAGTAGTCGaccgtgaacagaatacgCTGTGGACAGCTAGAACAGTCGCTCGTGAACAGAATATGTAGTCGCTGTGAATAGAATAGGTGCCGTAAACAGGATATAGTCACCATGAACAGATAGTTGCCTGTGAACACTGcatggctagtgtgaacatgcaaaatagtcgccgtgaacagaatagtctgTGAACAGAACAGCcgctgtgaacaggatagtcgccgtgaacacTGCATGGCTAGTTGGACTCTATCCAGTCCTCTTCCTCATGCacactccacgtgttttaacaggtgctttttgttccactatccagaggaggactgggtaggAGTCTaatggctagtgtgaacatgcagaatagtccCCGCTGTATCTGTTCACAGGGGACTTTCTTGTTCACCAGTGACTTCCTGTTCAAGGGGGACCTCCTGTGACTGTTTTGTTCACGTGACACGGGACAGTCCCTGCTAGggtgggttcaaattgcgtgaacagaataggaccTAATATGAATAGATCAGAATTGCGTTGGACCAAGATCTCGCGTCCGAATCTAGCCGTTCCGAAActagatacgggactctaCGCAAGACCATTCCAAATGCAGAATTACACACGCGCGTGGGTTGCAATCTGAACGCATAGAAATTGAAGCATTTGTCTAGACCTATAGCTTATTGTTCAGCGTGTCACGCATTGTTGTTTGCCTACTAAATTGCGTCATCTTTCATTTTCGGTCACATGCGCGCATACCTCCTGTCCGGTATAGGCTAGCTACGTCATGATCCGTAGAGCGCATGGTACACGCACCTGCTAAGTCTCTTCTTCCCAACTTCACGAACGCGTCGTGAAGTTCTTCCGATGACGCACAATCTCCCTTCATCTTCTTCCATTGCTCCAACATCTCGACGGACATAGTTTCCAGACTTCTAGTGTTGCGGTCTTGAATCGACTGCAGACTGGCATTCCTGATTCCAAGATAAATCCCGCATAGGTACCAATCTCGTCCCATTTCTTTCCCAAGTAAAGCAATAGTACGTCCGTCAATAGGGCGGAGCACTGGAAGTGACAGGACAACAATCTACATGACGATAAAGACAACACAGCGCAGGAACTCTGGGTAGGACTTACATGGAAATTGCTCTTGGTGATAATATGGCGCTAATCTGTAGTTAGACATGCTTACCATGCTTCATGAGGACCGACCAACAGAGTGAGTGGCGTACAGGCAACGGACGGAACAGAACACCTTACACATGCGCGGCTAATCTCTTACCTAATTAGATAAAAAACTTTCCCTCTCTACGTGTAGTCCTACCTAAATTTTAAGGTGGCTAATCTGGCTAACAAGAAATCTAGAAAGATGTGGTACTTTGTATACGTAGTTGCGAGCATTTTCACTCGATCTGATGTTTGGACATTGAAACTCGAGTCGGACATCCCCTACGTCAAATATGACGTAAGGTTACCTAACTAATAGTATTGCATATCCCGGTGCAACGTACTACTTTTTTTAGCAGACGCACACGCAAGCGCAGACGTCCCGTCCACGCGAGGTTGTGTGAGGATTTCCATTCAAATGGCGGGTGCTGAAACATCGTCGTTTACTCAGGTTTGCGAATTTAGGATATTTACAGCTTCGGTTATTGAAAGGGGGTGTATGGATGCCGTGTTTTCCGTTTAGGGCTGTTTTTTGTTCGAAGCGCGTCGTTGCAATTCTACGAATTCGAACGGCGAAGGCTTTCCGAAGTTACAAGGTGAATCGAACGAGTTTGCTAATGCTCGTCTGACTGCACACAAATCTTGCTTATTGGTTCTCAACAGAAAACTGGAGGTAGAactaaactaattaattttacgGTTGATTGATGAAGCATTGACAATTTGTGAGATTAGTGTTAATTTGTTGTCTTGGCTAGGATGTTATGAGTGCTGCTCATAACCACGTGATTACAGGTGTTGTTTCTTTGGTGTTGAAGAGTTATAGTGATGAAGTGAACAGAGGGAGGACTGACGTGCCAGTTGCAGCTGTAGTGTCAGGTAGGCAAGGAATACTAGATAGTAAAGGGTCAGGtcatagtctgtctgtctgtctgtgtctgtctgcctgtctgtctgtttgtctgtgtctgtctgtctgtgtgtatcagtctgtctgtctgtcaataataTATTTGGAACATTGAAgtctactttaattaattaacaatcagcTAACTAAGAGGTCTGtccgttcatctgtctgtctgtctgtctgtctgtctgtctatctgtttgtctgtctgtctgtctatctgtctgtctgtctgtttgttcgtctgtcaaTTCATACagttttatacatcaaagctaataccaGTGGTTACTCTGTTGCCAATACTTTGGTGACAGAAATTAATTTACAGCCCTTCTTCGTATGTGACGTAGGCTGCTGTTTTACTCACTTCTATCAAGAAAAGCAAACTGCTTACATgtacatttattgatttctcACAGCATCGGTCTCTAGGGATGAGGATCAACATGCATGGGAGTCGTCACTGACAATGACAGAACTGTCATGCAAACAGATGTATTCACTTATCTCTTAGGTTAATGCGTGCAGTTTCTTGTATCTTTTAGTGTTTGGTTGCATATTTATCTAAGCATTTAGCAAGTATGAAAATAAAGTTGTTTCTACTTTTTAGGTGTTACTTGTACTGAAAGCTTGGGACCATTAGATCTGTTGATAAAGTGTATTCGCCAGCATGTCACTCCTCACATTGCAACACTCTCATCTAAAGACTGTCAGAGTGCGATTATTGTATACAAATACAGTAACAATATAAAGTATAGATATTTGTGTTATTATCTTATAGATATGAAGACTTTAATGAAACATTTTGCCGCTCAGCTTATttcagatgatgatgatgagcaGGTATGTAATCTAATGTTGTGTagacttacacacacacacacacacacacacacacacacacacacacacacacacacacacacacacacacacacacacacacacacacacacacacacacacttaattgcacatgcacaataattttttgttaGTCTACAGATGAAGCTTCTGATTTAGAAGAGGAGGCTTTTATATCTGCGCCTAACAAGAAAGTGACTAAGCACAGTAATTTCTCTATGCCTGTACTCTCTGCATGGTATCAAGAAACAGGCAGTATGTGCAGGATCAGAGAGGACTTAACAGGTTGTAAAGATGTTCATGTACATATGTTTAGTATGACATCGATGAACAAACTTTTCTTTCTTCAGGAGCATCTCCACCTGTAGTTGTAGTGTTGGAGGACTTTGAGGGCTTTCACTCTGTTGTACTGGGAGATTTTCTCCAAATTTGCAGGTTAGCATTTTGGCAAAACAAGAAATCAAACATTTTGTTATCATACATCTATTATGTTGCTAATAGTCGTTATGTGGACAAATTGCCACTTTTTATTATTTTGGGAATTCAGACGTCGGTCAGTGTTATTGACGAATGTCTTTCTCGATCTTCATTATCAGTGTTACGACTGGAAGTTTTTCAATGTATATCAGCATCAATGCTGTTTGATCAATTTGTTGACAAGGTTTGAAAGATTGATTGAAACGATGCGTGACACGAAGTTGACAACAATGTTTCAGGTGCTTTTCAGTCCAGACTTGCCTTTCAAGATTGGACACAATCTTTTGCAAGAACTCGCTGAACAGTTCTTATTCTACACCCATTCTATACATCAAGTCAACAAGGGACTTCAGGTTGGTGATCAGATAAGGTGGTTTGTAATTTATCTAATGTAAGAATGCAATAGGTAGCGATGCTTGAGCATTTTTCAAAGATGCCGGCTAGTATGCTTTGTCAGTTTGATGTGCTGAATGATAAGACGAAACAGCAAGCAATACTTGAAGAGTTATCACATGAACAGCTAGATCAGATCAGATCACTGAGATCTTTCAGAAAGTACATATACTCGTGTTTTAACGTGGACAATGAAGTGCATGTATATGTGCTGTGTGAAAGGTTTGTAGAAGAATCAACTCCTCTGGAGCAGAAAATCTTGCTGCTGGATGACAATCATGCAAAGGTATACGTGTGTAAGTGGCAAGACTTAATGTGGAACTTAATAGGGAACTGAACTGTGtcatgtgtgatgtgttgtagTTTTTTTGTGTTGGAATGAATGTGTATTTTAAGTTAATGGTTACCTCACATATTCAAGATTTAATGTATTGATTTTGGTGATGTTTTTGTAATGATTTACACAGTAAAGCATGTGAGTAAGTGACACAGGCATGCGCAGTTGTTAAGTGGGTCTAATTCTATTGTAATGATGGCATACATGCACTTATTCCTTCTGATGCCATTTTCAGAAGACAGTTGTCACACTGCTAGATGATGTGTCTAATTATCAGATCAGACACCATGTAGGCACAAGGTGCTTACACCACCTAACTTCGAAACTACCAAAGAGTTTGCTGGGCAACAAGGCAAGAAATGTTAATCTTAATCTAATTTGTTGACAAGCACTCTGACATTACTTTTGTGATGTGGTGCAGCTGTGGGAGCTTTATGTTGCTGTACAAACACCAGAGCTAACTATGGAAAAGAAGTTGCAGAGAACTATTGATCTGTTAAGGTATAACATACTTGATTATCCTTAGTTAATATAAGATCGTCTCATTTTGTAACTATGTGTCGGTAGACAAGCCAGTAGCGAGGTCATTGTGGAATGGCTTGAgccttgtctgtctgaattGAAAACTGCTTCAGAGAGGTGGAGTTTAATGAACACATTATATATAGGGGGACTATAAGTTGGGAGTTTTGTCTGATACAGTATTGGTTTGAAAAATGATGAGGTGGAACTTAACCAGAGAATTGAAGTTCTTCGCTCTCAGCAAGTTCAGTTGTCAACTACATCTGCAGGTATTGGAAAGCAGTGGCCATTGAAAGGCTATTACGTTACATTGTAACATTAGCAGTGTTTGGTCTCTTAGATAACTCTTGCTCTGTGAATGATACTGAAGGTAGTACAAA
This window contains:
- the LOC134192681 gene encoding stimulated by retinoic acid gene 6 protein-like, whose protein sequence is MLVSFTYASLLVRVRGALAAVDMVNSTQVLPTVEPVSALCEFATDGDSIYTFGGIGCGLMMLIMLSQNRVSLWPSVLGGRPGLVIPVNLLEGRSNRFSYIAAFCAMVGALINLVFNAIAFTGSEPWTQTLRAIALVFLISISYAVIVTGIDAPVKLVGYTIGLVYSIVIISVNSAIVVQCNNGIFGIAPTVLSQLPSLFLLYLICWYAYKLVKELCTITQKGSGLPLDQHRVPIEWKYVKQRMCRKLDDTSGLPSTWYARFINGIRYHWDPTFRYSTRMLVTTSIAAVALWELAVASFATGIHLHGSIHDLADSLKSATSNAGPNNSVKVYYDNLVDFIADSIPDSYLTAVTLTTLITAAHLLHILACYRKHMKRLYRGDRSFLPRAQPQPVGLMTASMRYSGYQIGYMLWGFVLQSFVFFLVFLVIEFLFFFDIVSFGDLVLQFLPTIVFTILLFIAQFLLAKYVLLTDYGKYVNISNRRLFHSISFFSFFYNALIGLFSCLRRILTGLVLGLLLIDRLDRCTLPNGWEGFDPGYRSYVGYLLLEHSYSNPYLVTFLYLLRRKDCSRATVDEVELYGVHSNTSQFLSYRSRITRNRWLVAYTLINNPSLLKYRDHRVDKLEHAMLLTRSFSLSHDATQSRSTEKLVTTAEDELA
- the LOC134192685 gene encoding uncharacterized protein LOC134192685, which codes for MVSMSNYRLAPYYHQEQFPLLRPIDGRTIALLGKEMGRDWYLCGIYLGIRNASLQSIQDRNTRSLETMSVEMLEQWKKMKGDCASSEELHDAFVKLGRRDLAEMLETDPPLRERCNALDKREVQPPRQTLRKSCTAGCHRKGNLSKSTSATASNDRKSRDDSYLDEASEQWDIVRAHHTVEYQAVQQPINRSSTVSLHPVNIFPGYYEFLSREQGTRKLYRAKDGTYLIRQRLPKSQEEKFHRHTLMVIVQGEISNIRILMKEDQRLYLESSELPIYFKTLFELVEWHKTNSFIDVSDKGCHRVKLIRPVE